The Hymenobacter sp. GOD-10R genome includes a window with the following:
- a CDS encoding LytTR family DNA-binding domain-containing protein — MKLHCLLVDDEPPALEVLESYVREVAHLELVAKCDNALQAFSLLQQHPVDLMFLDIKMPKMLGTDFLRSLRHPPQVIFTTAYREYAYEGFELDAVDYLLKPVSLERFLKAVAKASKTDLASPPPVESAPTIHPDAFLYFRIDRKMVKVVLRDILYVEGLKDYVKIHTLAGPPLVVKQTISGIEEKLSESNFLRIHRSFIVALDKIQTYSARHVEIAQQELPIGRLFRQRVDAVLN; from the coding sequence ATGAAACTGCACTGCCTACTGGTAGATGATGAGCCGCCTGCCCTGGAAGTCCTCGAATCGTACGTTCGCGAGGTGGCGCACCTGGAGCTAGTGGCGAAATGTGACAACGCCTTGCAAGCGTTTAGCCTACTCCAACAGCATCCCGTCGATTTGATGTTTTTGGACATTAAAATGCCGAAGATGCTCGGCACCGACTTTCTGCGCAGCCTACGCCATCCGCCACAAGTTATTTTCACCACCGCCTACCGCGAGTACGCCTACGAGGGGTTCGAGCTCGATGCCGTGGATTACTTGCTCAAGCCGGTGTCGCTCGAACGGTTCCTGAAAGCAGTGGCAAAGGCGAGCAAAACCGACCTAGCTTCTCCACCGCCCGTAGAGTCTGCGCCCACCATCCACCCCGATGCTTTCCTGTATTTCCGCATTGATCGTAAGATGGTGAAAGTGGTGCTGCGCGACATTCTGTACGTGGAAGGGCTAAAGGATTACGTTAAGATTCATACCCTCGCCGGGCCGCCATTGGTAGTCAAGCAAACCATCAGCGGAATTGAGGAAAAGCTTTCGGAAAGTAACTTCCTGCGCATTCATCGCTCTTTTATCGTGGCCCTTGATAAGATCCAGACCTACAGCGCCCGTCACGTGGAAATCGCGCAGCAAGAGCTTCCTATTGGCCGCCTGTTCCGCCAGCGCGTCGATGCGGTGCTCAATTGA
- a CDS encoding DinB family protein: MTPVDSREVWLRGPLPDMPALLQPVAHALLQAREELDALLQDFPEDLLWERPAGVASVGFHLQHLTGVLDRLFTYARQEALSPTQLQALAVEGQCPQPPCHVADLVRAFDQQVDRALAELRTTDEATLPEPRGVGRAQVPSTKLGLLVHAAEHTMRHLGQLLVTARILQAA; the protein is encoded by the coding sequence ATGACACCTGTTGACTCCCGCGAAGTGTGGCTGCGCGGCCCACTGCCCGATATGCCGGCGCTGCTCCAGCCCGTGGCGCACGCACTTTTGCAAGCCCGCGAAGAACTCGACGCGCTGTTACAAGATTTTCCCGAAGACCTCCTGTGGGAACGACCTGCCGGTGTGGCTTCGGTCGGTTTTCACCTGCAACACCTCACCGGCGTGCTCGACCGGTTATTCACCTACGCCCGCCAGGAGGCGCTTAGCCCCACGCAGCTACAAGCCCTGGCCGTCGAAGGCCAATGCCCGCAACCGCCCTGCCACGTAGCCGACCTCGTGCGCGCCTTCGACCAACAAGTAGACCGTGCGCTAGCCGAGTTGCGCACGACCGACGAAGCAACCTTGCCGGAACCGCGCGGCGTCGGGCGGGCACAGGTGCCTTCTACCAAGCTAGGTTTGCTTGTGCACGCCGCCGAGCACACCATGCGCCACCTAGGCCAGCTGCTCGTGACCGCGCGCATACTGCAAGCGGCATAG
- a CDS encoding vanadium-dependent haloperoxidase, whose translation MKTTRNTYRFGPRILLLWLLMGGSLLLGTSCADHDPLPTVPDYRADVAVSWLNLQLRLVQTTFVDPTNTFGRPFAYAGIAGYEAAVPGLLGYRTLEGQLNGLTGLPSTDKKLAYNSPLSTNAALAAINRSFFSTTSAANLAAIDSLEATNKAACAAGLPPEVVERSVTFGKQVAASVWAWAQTDGYNNPAVYTLPTGPGLWVPTPPTFGKPVFPFWGSNRPIVASSIDNTDPGPPMAYSEQVGSPFYLMVKEVYDISQTSTAEQKATALFWNDVPNGRSFTPPGHWMSILAQVLQKEHTSLGKALMAYAKVGITLNDALISTLKTKYTYNLLRPITYIRNTMGQPTWNSLIPTPSYPEYSAGHAVVSGSAAEALTQLFGDNYAFTDQNYVQFGLGSRSYASFEQAGIEGGISRLYGGIHYRVSCEKGQVQGKTVARNINAKLFFKEVPLGK comes from the coding sequence ATGAAAACTACCCGTAATACGTATCGTTTTGGTCCGCGCATCCTTCTGCTGTGGCTGCTGATGGGCGGCAGCTTGCTTCTGGGCACTTCCTGCGCCGACCACGACCCGCTGCCTACCGTGCCAGACTACCGCGCCGACGTGGCGGTCTCGTGGCTGAACCTGCAGCTGCGGCTGGTGCAAACCACGTTCGTAGACCCGACCAATACTTTCGGGCGGCCTTTCGCTTACGCCGGTATTGCCGGCTACGAGGCGGCGGTTCCTGGCCTGCTAGGCTACCGAACGCTGGAAGGCCAGCTTAACGGCCTGACGGGCTTGCCATCGACCGATAAGAAGCTAGCTTACAACTCACCTTTGAGCACCAACGCAGCCTTGGCAGCCATCAACCGCAGCTTTTTCTCAACGACCTCCGCTGCTAACCTAGCTGCCATCGATTCGCTCGAAGCGACCAACAAGGCGGCTTGTGCAGCAGGGCTACCACCAGAAGTGGTGGAGCGCTCCGTCACGTTTGGCAAGCAAGTAGCTGCATCCGTGTGGGCGTGGGCCCAAACGGATGGGTACAACAACCCCGCGGTTTACACGCTACCCACTGGCCCCGGTCTATGGGTACCTACGCCGCCTACCTTCGGCAAACCCGTCTTCCCTTTTTGGGGCTCCAATCGGCCCATTGTGGCGAGCAGCATCGACAACACTGACCCTGGCCCACCCATGGCCTATTCCGAACAGGTAGGCTCGCCGTTTTACTTGATGGTCAAGGAAGTGTACGATATATCGCAAACCAGCACCGCGGAGCAAAAAGCCACTGCCTTGTTCTGGAATGACGTGCCTAACGGCCGCAGCTTCACTCCACCTGGCCACTGGATGTCGATCTTAGCGCAGGTCTTGCAGAAGGAGCACACATCCCTAGGCAAAGCCCTGATGGCTTATGCTAAAGTAGGCATCACTCTGAACGACGCCTTGATTAGCACGCTTAAAACAAAGTACACCTACAACCTACTGCGCCCTATCACTTACATCCGCAACACAATGGGCCAACCCACTTGGAACTCTCTTATTCCGACGCCCTCATACCCAGAATACAGTGCTGGCCATGCCGTAGTATCTGGCTCTGCGGCTGAAGCCCTAACGCAACTATTCGGCGACAACTACGCTTTCACCGATCAGAACTATGTGCAGTTTGGCCTAGGTAGCCGGTCGTATGCCTCGTTTGAGCAAGCGGGTATTGAAGGTGGTATTTCGCGCCTCTACGGCGGGATTCACTACCGCGTCTCCTGCGAGAAAGGCCAGGTGCAGGGCAAAACCGTAGCGCGGAATATCAACGCTAAGCTGTTTTTTAAAGAGGTGCCCCTAGGAAAGTAG
- a CDS encoding pyridoxal phosphate-dependent aminotransferase, translated as MLEVSQRGRAMPVSPYRKLTPFADEAKTRGVRVYHLNIGQPDIETPPAMMAAVQQADIRVLEYSPSAGSVSYRQKLAAYYQRAGMNVVPEDILVTSGGSEAIFFAMMSCLNPGDEVIMPEPFYGAYTAFAIATTVNIVPVTSTMDEGFALPPISEFEKVITPRTKAILICNPNNPTGYVYSRTELEQMRDLCLRHNLYFLSDEAYREFCYDSEYFSAFQLEGAEENVVLLDTVSKRYSACGARLGALVTKNKQLQATALKFAQMRVSAPGLSQLMGEAATELPESYFEHTKAEYMARRDLMVSRLRAMPGVYCPVPGGAFYVVARLPVDDSEQFCQWLLESFTYDNQTVMLSPGAGFYATAGLGHDEVRLAYVLNLDALNVALTCLEKGLEAYPGRTHAPEEAALLQEVKS; from the coding sequence ATGTTAGAAGTATCCCAGCGCGGCCGCGCCATGCCGGTGTCGCCTTATCGAAAACTGACTCCCTTCGCCGATGAAGCGAAGACACGGGGAGTTCGAGTGTACCACCTCAACATCGGGCAGCCCGATATTGAAACGCCTCCAGCAATGATGGCGGCGGTGCAGCAGGCGGATATCCGGGTGCTGGAATACAGCCCCAGCGCAGGCAGCGTGAGCTACCGCCAGAAGCTAGCCGCGTACTACCAACGCGCTGGCATGAACGTGGTACCCGAAGACATTCTGGTCACTTCGGGCGGCAGCGAAGCCATTTTCTTTGCTATGATGAGTTGCCTCAACCCCGGCGACGAAGTCATTATGCCGGAGCCGTTCTACGGTGCGTACACGGCGTTTGCCATTGCCACGACGGTGAATATTGTGCCGGTTACGTCGACCATGGACGAGGGCTTTGCTCTGCCGCCCATCAGCGAGTTTGAGAAAGTAATCACGCCGCGCACGAAGGCCATCCTGATCTGCAACCCCAACAACCCCACGGGGTACGTGTACAGCCGCACCGAGCTAGAGCAGATGCGCGACTTGTGCCTGCGCCACAACTTGTACTTCCTTTCTGACGAAGCCTACCGTGAGTTTTGCTACGACAGCGAATACTTCAGCGCATTTCAGCTGGAGGGCGCCGAGGAAAACGTAGTGCTGCTCGACACCGTGTCGAAACGCTATAGTGCTTGCGGAGCGCGCCTAGGTGCCTTGGTTACGAAGAACAAGCAACTCCAGGCGACGGCTTTGAAATTTGCTCAGATGCGCGTGAGCGCGCCGGGCTTGTCGCAGCTCATGGGCGAAGCCGCTACCGAGTTGCCCGAATCCTATTTCGAGCACACCAAAGCCGAGTACATGGCCCGCCGCGACTTGATGGTGAGCCGCTTGCGCGCAATGCCCGGCGTGTACTGCCCCGTGCCCGGTGGCGCTTTCTACGTGGTGGCCCGCCTGCCCGTCGATGACAGTGAGCAGTTTTGCCAGTGGTTGCTGGAGTCGTTCACCTACGACAACCAGACGGTGATGCTGTCACCCGGCGCCGGTTTCTACGCCACTGCGGGCCTAGGTCACGACGAGGTGCGCTTGGCTTACGTGCTCAACCTCGATGCTCTCAACGTGGCTCTCACTTGCCTCGAAAAAGGCTTGGAGGCGTATCCTGGTCGCACGCACGCGCCCGAGGAAGCAGCCCTGTTGCAGGAAGTAAAATCCTAA
- a CDS encoding P1 family peptidase — protein MRLTLLLLLLGSFALPAWSQQRQRARAYGLAIGVLPTGPLNAITDVEGVRVGHTTLVQGNAVRTGVTAILPHPGNVFQQKVPAAVFVGNGFGKLAGTTQVQELGNLETPIILTNTLAVGTALNAVVDYVLHQPGNEQVRSVNAVVGETNDGYLNDIRSRTITEQHVRAAIEQASSGPMAEGNVGAGTGTVCFGFKSGIGTASRRLPAKLGGYTVGVLVQTNFGGVLQVNGVRVGEALGQFYLSEQLKDKADGSCMMVVATDAPMDARNLERLAKRAFLGLAKTGGIATNGSGDYVLAFSTNASLRIPHTATEPTQTTTVLTNDAMSPLFLAAIEATEEAIINSLFKAETTTGADNHTVEALPLDKVISLLKKHHALKP, from the coding sequence ATGCGCCTTACTTTGCTTCTGCTCCTACTCGGCAGTTTTGCTTTGCCGGCCTGGAGCCAACAACGGCAGCGGGCCCGGGCGTATGGCCTAGCTATTGGCGTACTGCCGACTGGTCCGCTCAACGCCATTACGGATGTGGAAGGCGTGCGCGTGGGTCACACCACGCTCGTGCAGGGCAATGCAGTCCGCACGGGCGTCACAGCCATTCTGCCGCACCCCGGCAATGTTTTTCAGCAGAAAGTACCGGCGGCTGTATTCGTAGGAAATGGGTTTGGCAAGCTCGCTGGCACGACTCAGGTGCAGGAGCTAGGTAACCTCGAAACGCCCATCATCCTGACGAATACCCTGGCCGTAGGTACGGCCCTGAATGCGGTGGTCGACTACGTGCTGCACCAGCCCGGCAACGAGCAAGTGCGCTCGGTGAATGCCGTGGTGGGCGAAACCAACGATGGCTACCTCAACGACATTCGCAGCCGCACGATCACCGAACAGCACGTGCGCGCTGCCATTGAGCAGGCGAGCAGCGGCCCAATGGCCGAGGGCAACGTGGGCGCGGGGACGGGTACCGTATGCTTTGGCTTCAAAAGCGGCATCGGCACGGCGTCGAGGCGGCTCCCGGCGAAGCTAGGGGGCTACACGGTGGGGGTGCTGGTGCAAACCAACTTTGGTGGTGTGTTGCAAGTGAACGGGGTGCGCGTGGGCGAAGCGCTAGGCCAATTTTACTTAAGCGAGCAGCTTAAAGACAAAGCCGACGGCTCGTGCATGATGGTAGTCGCGACCGACGCGCCCATGGATGCACGCAACCTAGAGCGACTCGCCAAGCGCGCCTTCCTAGGTCTTGCCAAAACCGGCGGCATTGCCACTAATGGCAGCGGCGACTACGTGCTAGCTTTTTCCACGAATGCTAGCTTGCGCATTCCGCACACCGCCACCGAACCGACGCAAACGACTACGGTGCTAACCAACGACGCCATGTCGCCGCTGTTTCTGGCCGCCATAGAAGCTACGGAAGAAGCTATTATCAATTCGTTGTTTAAAGCAGAAACCACGACCGGCGCCGACAACCATACCGTAGAAGCCTTGCCGCTGGACAAAGTCATTTCCCTCCTAAAGAAACATCATGCCCTCAAACCCTGA
- a CDS encoding cupin domain-containing protein, which produces MLASQLLAGTAAPAPETYLFQDDGRIPNSRYPLLVYRKAFADTGAKGAAWLEQHFATNNWTNSWRNGVFPYHHYHSISHEVLGVYSGSALLHMGGEKGKQVRVQAGDILVIPAGVGHKKIEASSDFGVVGAYPDGRTYDVLRGEPGERPGADQRIAALPRPATDPLTGSQGGVQQHWTA; this is translated from the coding sequence TTGCTGGCCTCGCAGCTGCTGGCCGGCACGGCGGCCCCGGCACCCGAAACGTATCTTTTCCAAGACGACGGCCGCATTCCCAACAGCCGCTATCCGTTGCTGGTGTACCGCAAGGCCTTTGCCGACACGGGCGCCAAGGGAGCGGCATGGCTGGAGCAGCACTTTGCGACCAACAACTGGACGAACTCCTGGCGCAACGGGGTCTTTCCGTATCATCACTACCATAGCATTTCGCACGAAGTACTGGGCGTATACAGCGGCTCGGCCCTGCTGCATATGGGCGGCGAAAAAGGCAAGCAGGTGCGCGTGCAAGCCGGCGACATCCTAGTTATTCCGGCCGGCGTGGGCCACAAGAAAATAGAAGCCTCGTCTGACTTTGGTGTGGTGGGTGCTTACCCCGATGGGCGCACCTACGACGTGCTACGCGGCGAACCTGGCGAGCGGCCCGGCGCCGATCAGCGCATTGCCGCCCTCCCTCGCCCCGCCACCGATCCGCTTACCGGCAGCCAAGGCGGCGTGCAACAACACTGGACGGCATAA
- a CDS encoding sensor histidine kinase yields MAHTAAQWPIRLLRAIDEHFWLRHGLFWLVRTVYMTWQFLYDLHTTADWQVALRDSLILLPPQLVATYSLLYGVLPLLWRPKRRGLFLALLALWLVGTLALTFAYRFFVFIPAHQGAHTSFTDYNVVFAHGSHLPLLLLAGVAACLHVYRQWHQKELLNGQIKQENAQAELQLLKAQVHPHFLFNTLNNLYALTLRQSDEAPIVVERLASLLFFVVEQGNASSIALADEVALLRNYIALEQLRYGSRLTVDFQVQDLSGTARITPLLLLPLVENAFKHGSAEQLGQASIHLTLNMVGDNLYFVVANTKNLGSDTHAKSAGIGLQNVRQRLQLLYPQHHFEIEAHDETFTVRLMLRLSTHVELAHPPSAERSDLPADDSHTPDAVHLPLATALRS; encoded by the coding sequence ATGGCACACACAGCAGCCCAGTGGCCCATCCGGCTTCTACGGGCAATCGACGAGCACTTTTGGCTTCGCCACGGCTTGTTCTGGCTGGTGCGCACCGTGTACATGACGTGGCAATTCCTGTACGATCTGCACACGACCGCCGATTGGCAAGTGGCCCTGCGCGATTCGCTGATTCTGCTGCCGCCGCAACTAGTCGCTACTTACTCTCTGCTCTACGGTGTGCTGCCTCTGCTGTGGCGCCCCAAGCGTCGCGGGTTGTTTTTGGCGCTGCTGGCGCTATGGCTCGTGGGTACCCTAGCTCTCACGTTTGCCTATCGGTTCTTTGTCTTTATTCCCGCCCACCAGGGCGCCCACACCTCCTTCACCGATTATAATGTGGTCTTTGCCCACGGGTCGCACTTGCCGCTCTTGCTGCTCGCTGGCGTAGCGGCCTGCCTGCACGTGTACCGACAGTGGCATCAAAAAGAGCTGCTCAACGGCCAAATTAAGCAAGAGAATGCCCAAGCCGAGTTGCAACTGCTAAAAGCCCAAGTTCACCCGCACTTCCTGTTTAATACGCTCAACAACCTGTACGCCCTCACCCTGCGGCAATCCGACGAGGCGCCGATAGTGGTGGAGCGGCTAGCTAGCTTGCTCTTTTTTGTGGTGGAGCAGGGCAACGCCTCTTCCATTGCGCTGGCTGACGAAGTAGCGTTGCTGCGCAACTACATCGCGCTGGAACAACTTCGCTACGGCTCCCGATTGACCGTAGATTTTCAAGTCCAAGACCTGTCCGGTACGGCGCGCATTACGCCCTTGCTATTGCTACCGCTGGTTGAAAACGCCTTCAAACACGGTTCTGCTGAGCAACTGGGGCAGGCTAGCATTCACTTGACCCTAAATATGGTAGGCGACAATTTATACTTTGTCGTTGCGAACACTAAAAACCTAGGTTCCGATACGCACGCCAAGTCAGCGGGGATTGGCTTGCAAAATGTACGCCAGCGCTTGCAGCTGCTCTACCCCCAGCACCATTTTGAAATAGAAGCTCACGACGAAACATTCACCGTGCGGCTGATGCTGCGGTTATCCACGCACGTTGAGTTAGCCCATCCTCCTAGCGCTGAGCGGAGTGACCTGCCCGCTGATGACTCCCACACGCCGGACGCAGTTCATCTGCCCCTCGCCACTGCATTACGCTCATGA
- a CDS encoding cytochrome b/b6 domain-containing protein produces MLQQAPPLAATQRKNSAALRFWHWTSALLILALLTTILFQFVIVKAREAAPLFQETLQKSNITLTTDQARSLTRIISHRIWDWHIYLGVGLSVMLLFRIITELRQPATQKFSYKLAQVRKLFREVGADSPDYRHSIFVKYSYLVFYIMLIVMVVTGLALIYADDVPFLHSLEHTIKEIHNFTMYLILSFTALHIIGVVRAELTTDRGIVSDMINGGDQPT; encoded by the coding sequence ATGCTTCAGCAAGCCCCGCCCCTCGCGGCTACGCAACGCAAGAATTCGGCAGCCCTACGCTTCTGGCACTGGACGAGCGCGCTACTTATCCTGGCGCTATTGACCACGATTTTGTTTCAGTTCGTAATTGTGAAGGCCAGAGAGGCGGCTCCGCTCTTTCAGGAAACGTTGCAGAAGAGCAACATCACCCTCACTACCGATCAGGCTAGGTCACTCACGCGCATCATCTCGCATCGTATCTGGGACTGGCACATCTACCTAGGTGTCGGGCTTTCCGTGATGCTTTTATTTCGCATCATCACTGAACTGCGGCAACCCGCTACCCAAAAGTTTTCCTACAAACTGGCGCAAGTGCGCAAGCTTTTCCGCGAAGTCGGCGCTGATAGTCCCGATTACCGCCACTCGATCTTTGTGAAGTACTCCTACCTGGTTTTTTACATCATGCTGATCGTGATGGTGGTAACGGGGCTAGCGCTAATCTACGCAGATGATGTCCCCTTTCTGCATTCATTGGAGCACACCATCAAGGAGATACACAACTTTACTATGTACTTGATTCTGAGCTTCACGGCGCTGCATATCATCGGAGTAGTGCGCGCCGAGCTGACAACGGACAGAGGCATCGTATCGGATATGATCAACGGTGGCGACCAACCAACCTAG
- a CDS encoding aminotransferase class IV, whose product MPSNPELYAFVRGEIVPLASASLHVSDLSIQRGYGIFDYFRIHETQPLFVEDHLDRFYESARLMQLAVPMSREVLHNMILELAQRNNLALSGIKLLLTGGYSDDGYTPAPDGASLVMIHQPLTMVEQALIDRGIRIMSHEYVREVARAKTINYTMGIRLIQRVRELGLDDVLYHQGGVVSEFPRSNFFIVRQDNTVVTPALDMLFGITRKKVLQLASQQYPIEEGTVTLDDIWQAKEAFLTNTTKRLLPVVELDGKPIGTGKPGEVTLSLLAAFQELEQAELAKASVA is encoded by the coding sequence ATGCCCTCAAACCCTGAACTTTACGCATTCGTGCGCGGCGAAATCGTGCCGCTCGCCAGTGCTTCGCTGCACGTGAGCGACCTCTCTATTCAGCGGGGCTACGGCATCTTCGACTACTTCCGCATCCACGAAACGCAGCCCCTGTTCGTGGAAGACCACCTCGACCGCTTCTACGAGTCAGCGCGGCTGATGCAGCTTGCCGTACCGATGTCGCGCGAGGTGTTGCACAACATGATTCTGGAGCTAGCCCAGCGCAACAACCTAGCTTTATCGGGCATTAAGCTACTACTCACGGGCGGCTACTCCGACGACGGCTACACGCCCGCGCCGGACGGGGCTAGTCTGGTCATGATTCATCAGCCATTAACTATGGTGGAGCAGGCCCTTATCGATCGGGGCATCCGCATCATGAGCCACGAGTACGTGCGTGAGGTAGCGCGGGCCAAAACCATCAATTACACGATGGGCATCCGCCTCATTCAACGCGTGCGCGAACTCGGGCTAGATGATGTGCTGTATCACCAAGGAGGCGTTGTGAGCGAGTTTCCGCGCAGCAACTTCTTTATCGTGCGTCAAGACAACACCGTCGTAACGCCTGCCCTGGACATGCTGTTTGGTATCACGCGCAAGAAGGTGTTGCAACTAGCCAGCCAACAGTACCCAATAGAGGAAGGCACAGTGACGCTAGATGACATCTGGCAAGCCAAAGAAGCCTTTTTGACGAACACCACCAAGCGCCTTCTGCCTGTGGTGGAACTCGATGGCAAACCCATCGGCACCGGCAAGCCGGGCGAGGTGACGTTGTCACTGCTAGCAGCCTTTCAAGAGCTAGAGCAAGCAGAGTTAGCGAAAGCTAGCGTTGCGTAA
- a CDS encoding AraC family transcriptional regulator: MKLEFEPIQPTPGSSFTLLHFTHALERDILWHYHPEYELVYIPQGSGRRHIGQHFSRYKGGELVFIGPNLPHLSFSYEQQGDFEQIVLQLREDFMGEQFLQRPELAAVQQLFLRSQQGLSFGPATRASVGATLRQMLTEPGPARLLTLLRVLYQLAEAPDVTELHADMGMSALQAREQQRLREVYQHLEQHYAENITVQAMADLTHLTVPAFCRYFKKMTGQTLTNFLQEYRISQARLLLLQDMPITEVSYAAGFNNLSHFNRTFLKLAGQTPSDYRKQQAIVS; the protein is encoded by the coding sequence ATGAAGCTGGAGTTCGAACCTATTCAGCCTACCCCCGGCAGCTCCTTCACCCTGTTGCATTTCACGCATGCACTGGAGCGTGATATTCTGTGGCATTACCACCCGGAATACGAGCTGGTTTATATTCCGCAGGGGAGCGGCCGGCGGCACATTGGGCAGCATTTTTCCCGCTACAAAGGGGGCGAGCTGGTGTTTATTGGGCCGAACTTGCCGCACCTGAGCTTCAGCTACGAGCAGCAAGGCGACTTCGAGCAGATTGTGTTGCAGCTGCGCGAAGATTTTATGGGTGAGCAATTTTTGCAGCGCCCCGAGCTAGCTGCCGTGCAGCAGCTGTTTCTTCGTTCCCAGCAAGGCTTGTCGTTTGGCCCCGCTACGCGGGCTTCCGTGGGGGCTACGTTGCGCCAGATGCTCACCGAGCCGGGGCCCGCACGGCTGCTCACGTTGCTGCGGGTCCTCTACCAACTTGCCGAGGCCCCCGACGTGACAGAGCTACACGCCGATATGGGTATGTCGGCGCTGCAAGCCCGGGAGCAGCAGCGGCTGCGCGAAGTGTATCAGCACCTTGAGCAGCACTACGCCGAAAACATCACTGTGCAGGCAATGGCCGACCTGACGCACCTAACGGTGCCGGCATTCTGCCGCTATTTCAAGAAAATGACCGGCCAGACGCTCACCAACTTTTTGCAGGAGTACCGCATCAGTCAAGCTCGGTTGCTGCTGTTGCAGGACATGCCCATTACGGAGGTGAGCTACGCCGCCGGGTTCAACAACCTGTCGCACTTCAACCGCACATTCCTCAAGCTCGCCGGGCAAACACCATCCGACTACCGCAAGCAGCAAGCTATTGTAAGCTAG
- a CDS encoding histidine kinase, translating into MKNWLRHRVTRHMLFWVAVMGFFLLMQLPAHLLAGAEVHVLVMFTNQLPLSLLATYSLLYGLLPLLLVRRRVALFLSGLGVWLFVCWLLTALLRVFGFLAMSGHAGAPKQALQWTDYLTLPYTFFTVLVTAGVACAIKVSNEWYKQRQISQQLLQRKLQTELQLLKAQLQPTFLFDTLRMLHTLTSQKSASSPAAVLHLSALLRYLLYDSQQAMVPLASEVEMIQHYVALEQLRLGNQWRYR; encoded by the coding sequence ATGAAGAACTGGCTTCGTCATCGAGTCACCCGGCACATGCTCTTTTGGGTTGCCGTCATGGGTTTCTTTCTCCTGATGCAACTGCCCGCCCACCTGCTCGCGGGCGCTGAGGTGCACGTTTTGGTCATGTTCACTAATCAACTTCCGTTGTCGCTGCTGGCCACGTACTCGTTGTTGTATGGCCTTTTGCCCTTGCTGCTGGTACGGCGACGCGTGGCACTTTTTCTCAGTGGGCTAGGCGTTTGGCTTTTCGTGTGCTGGCTGCTGACTGCGCTGCTTCGGGTGTTTGGGTTCTTGGCAATGTCTGGCCATGCGGGGGCACCCAAGCAGGCATTGCAGTGGACCGATTACCTGACGTTGCCTTACACGTTCTTCACGGTGCTGGTAACAGCTGGTGTGGCCTGCGCAATTAAAGTCAGCAACGAATGGTACAAACAGCGGCAAATCAGCCAGCAGCTACTACAACGCAAGCTCCAAACGGAGCTACAATTGCTAAAAGCGCAGCTTCAACCCACCTTCTTGTTTGACACGTTGCGCATGCTGCACACGCTCACCTCGCAAAAATCGGCCAGCTCCCCGGCGGCGGTGCTGCACTTATCGGCCCTGTTGCGCTACCTACTGTATGACAGTCAGCAAGCGATGGTACCCCTAGCCAGCGAGGTAGAGATGATACAGCACTACGTAGCCTTAGAGCAGCTGCGGCTAGGAAATCAGTGGAGGTATCGCTGA